CATGGTGATTATCCTCGCGGTACTGGCGATGATCGTCGTGAAAGCGCTGACCCACAGCCCGTGGGGAACCTACACCGTCGCATTTACCATCCCGCTGGCGATCTTCATGGGGATTTACCTGCGTTATCTGCGTCCTGGCCGCATTGGTGAAGTGTCGGTCATCGGTCTGGTGTTCCTGGTGTTCGCCATTATTTCCGGCGGCTGGGTCGCTGAAAGCCCGACCTGGGCACCGTACTTTGACTTTACCGGCGTGCAGTTGACGTGGATGCTGGTGGGCTACGGCTTTGTAGCTGCCGTGCTGCCGGTGTGGCTGCTGCTGGCGCCGCGTGATTATCTCTCTACTTTCCTGAAAATCGGCACCATTGTCGGTTTGGCGGTAGGGATTCTGATCATGCGTCCGACGCTGACCATGCCTGCGTTGACCAAGTTTGTTGATGGTACTGGCCCGGTATGGAGCGGTAACCTGTTCCCGTTCCTGTTTATTACCATCGCCTGCGGTGCGGTATCGGGCTTCCATGCGCTGATCGCTTCCGGTACCACGCCGAAGATGTTGGCGAATGAAGGGCAGGCCTGCTTTATCGGCTACGGCGGGATGCTGATGGAATCCTTTGTCGCCATTATGGCGCTGGTGGCTGCTTGTGTTATCGACCCGGGCGTGTACTTTGCGATGAACAGCCCAATGGCGGTACTGGCTCCGGCAGGGACTACCGATGTGGTTGCATCAGCGGCACAGGTAGTGAGTAGCTGGGGCTTTGTTATCACGCCTGATACGCTGCATCAGATTGCGAATGATGTCGGTGAACAATCCATTATCTCCCGCGCAGGTGGTGCACCGACGCTGGCTGTAGGGATGGCGTACATTCTGCACGGTGCGCTTGGCGGTATGATGGATGTGGCGTTCTGGTATCACTTCGCCATTCTGTTTGAAGCGCTGTTTATTCTGACGGCGGTAGATGCCGGTACACGCGCTGCGCGCTTTATGTTGCAGGACCTGCTGGGCGTGGTGTCTCCGAGCCTGAAACGTACCGATTCGCTGCCTGCAAACCTGCTGGCGACGGCGCTGTGCGTGCTGGCCTGGGGTTACTTCTTGCACCAGGGCGTGGTGGATCCACTGGGCGGTATCAATACCCTGTGGCCGCTGTTTGGTATCGCTAACCAGATGCTGGCCGGTATGGCGTTGATGCTCTGTGCGGTGGTGCTGTTTAAGATGAAACGTCAGCGCTATGCGTGGGTGGCGCTGGTGCCAACGGCCTGGCTGCTGATTTGTACCCTGACCGCCGGCTGGCAGAAAGCGTTTAGCCCGGATGCCAAAATTGGCTTCCTGGCTATCGCCAACAAGTTCCAGGCGATGATCGACAGCGGTAATATTCCGGCACAGTACACCCAGTCGCAGCTGACGCAGTTGGTGTTTAACAACCGTCTTGATGCGGGTCTTACCATCTTCTTCATGGTGGTCGTTGTGGTGCTGGGTCTGTTCTCCATCAAAACTGCGCTGGCAGCACTGAAAGAGGACAAACCGACGTCGAAAGAAACGCCGTACGAACCGATGCCTGAGAATGTCGAAGAGATCGTGGCGCAGGCGAAAGGCGCGCACTAATATTCTCTTAACCAACTAGCCCTCTCCGCTGCGGAGAGGGCGTTTGTACGACAGGGAAACACTATGTTCGAAACGCTCGCCAAAGCCGGGAAGTATTTAGGTCAAACCGCCCGATTAATGATAGGTGTGCCGGATTACGACAACTATGTTGAACATATGCGTGTAACGCATCCGGACCAGACGCCAATGACCTATGAAGAATTTTTCCGCGAGCGCCAGGATGCGCGCTATGGGGGGAAAGGCGGCGCGAAGTGCTGTTAATTTTTTGCCGGATGCGCTGACGCTTATCCGGCCTACAACAATGCTTTGACTGAC
The Citrobacter arsenatis DNA segment above includes these coding regions:
- a CDS encoding YbdD/YjiX family protein, with the translated sequence MFETLAKAGKYLGQTARLMIGVPDYDNYVEHMRVTHPDQTPMTYEEFFRERQDARYGGKGGAKCC
- the cstA gene encoding pyruvate/proton symporter CstA, giving the protein MNKSGKYLVWTVLSVMGAFSLGYIALNRGEQINALWIVVASVCVYLIAYRFYGLYIAKNVLALDPTRMTPAVRHNDGLDYVPTDKKVLFGHHFAAIAGAGPLVGPVLAAQMGYLPGMIWLLAGVVLAGAVQDFMVLFVSTRRDGRSLGELVKEEMGPTAGVIALVACFMIMVIILAVLAMIVVKALTHSPWGTYTVAFTIPLAIFMGIYLRYLRPGRIGEVSVIGLVFLVFAIISGGWVAESPTWAPYFDFTGVQLTWMLVGYGFVAAVLPVWLLLAPRDYLSTFLKIGTIVGLAVGILIMRPTLTMPALTKFVDGTGPVWSGNLFPFLFITIACGAVSGFHALIASGTTPKMLANEGQACFIGYGGMLMESFVAIMALVAACVIDPGVYFAMNSPMAVLAPAGTTDVVASAAQVVSSWGFVITPDTLHQIANDVGEQSIISRAGGAPTLAVGMAYILHGALGGMMDVAFWYHFAILFEALFILTAVDAGTRAARFMLQDLLGVVSPSLKRTDSLPANLLATALCVLAWGYFLHQGVVDPLGGINTLWPLFGIANQMLAGMALMLCAVVLFKMKRQRYAWVALVPTAWLLICTLTAGWQKAFSPDAKIGFLAIANKFQAMIDSGNIPAQYTQSQLTQLVFNNRLDAGLTIFFMVVVVVLGLFSIKTALAALKEDKPTSKETPYEPMPENVEEIVAQAKGAH